A window of the Bradyrhizobium ottawaense genome harbors these coding sequences:
- a CDS encoding transglutaminase-like cysteine peptidase translates to MMGNLSRIGVLTIWLIGASPLAAEPFGVATVPAAPDSRISAIWRDLQAAMRADEQIIVVCRANPACGSPAALRFIAIVDEARRYQGRALLGHINRAVNLAIPTTRGDVSWQSPLKALASSGDCKSYAVTKYAALGAAGIAPEDRRLVIVWDNARPQETHLVVVVRVAQRWLVLDSRTLTLADSDDQQAYQPLHSFDHSGVRDFPPLAPAARRAQLQEPKPQQ, encoded by the coding sequence ATGATGGGAAACCTGTCCCGCATTGGTGTACTGACCATATGGTTGATTGGCGCGTCCCCACTCGCCGCTGAGCCATTTGGCGTCGCCACGGTTCCAGCAGCACCAGACAGCCGGATCTCTGCGATATGGCGCGACCTGCAGGCGGCCATGCGCGCGGATGAGCAGATCATCGTTGTATGCCGTGCCAATCCGGCCTGCGGCTCTCCCGCGGCCCTTCGGTTCATCGCGATAGTCGATGAGGCGCGTCGGTATCAAGGGCGCGCGCTGCTCGGCCACATCAACCGCGCCGTTAACCTTGCGATCCCGACGACGCGCGGCGATGTGTCATGGCAGTCGCCCCTGAAAGCTTTGGCGTCGTCCGGCGACTGCAAGAGCTATGCGGTGACGAAATATGCGGCCCTCGGTGCCGCTGGCATTGCGCCGGAGGACCGACGATTAGTGATCGTTTGGGACAACGCGCGCCCGCAGGAAACCCATCTAGTCGTAGTGGTGCGCGTTGCACAGCGATGGCTAGTCCTTGATAGCCGAACCCTGACTTTGGCCGACAGCGACGACCAACAAGCCTACCAACCGTTACATTCGTTCGACCATTCCGGAGTGCGGGATTTTCCGCCGTTGGCCCCGGCGGCGCGCCGCGCGCAGCTCCAAGAACCAAAACCGCAACAATAG
- a CDS encoding c-type cytochrome, with product MGKRNLLMTLTLATCAIGLAAARAAEDNQAFEKIERGRYLAVLGDCVGCHTAPAGKPFAGGTALETPFGALVGPNITPDIATGIGAWSESDLWRAMHEGIARTGARLYPAMPYPAYTKVTREDVSAIWAYLRTLEPVHNEVQSNQLVFPFNVRRPATSTWDLINFKPGVFQSDPAKSDVWNRGAYLVEGLGHCGTCHTPKNITGGDRGGEALQGALLQDWYAPDLTADPRMGIGNWSTEDIVRYLKTGANSFDIASGPMAEAVENSTSHMTDADLLAIATYLKDRAPRSAKTPIALAHDDTRIVAGKAIYENRCAACHISSGAGVPTLFPRLAQAPLVQSTDPTSLIRVVLIGSRAAATSAAPTAPAMPSFGWNLSDTEIADVLTYVRNTWGNAASAVQSTDVTTLRGRVSR from the coding sequence ATGGGAAAGCGCAATCTTCTGATGACTCTTACGCTCGCGACCTGCGCGATCGGCCTGGCTGCCGCGCGCGCGGCGGAAGACAACCAGGCGTTCGAGAAGATCGAGCGCGGCCGGTACCTCGCCGTGCTCGGCGATTGCGTCGGCTGCCACACTGCGCCGGCTGGTAAGCCATTTGCCGGCGGCACTGCGCTGGAGACGCCATTCGGAGCGTTGGTCGGTCCAAATATTACGCCGGATATTGCGACCGGGATCGGTGCCTGGTCCGAATCGGATCTCTGGCGGGCGATGCATGAGGGCATCGCGAGAACGGGGGCTCGCCTCTACCCAGCGATGCCCTATCCCGCCTACACCAAAGTTACTCGCGAAGACGTATCGGCGATCTGGGCCTATCTGCGCACATTGGAGCCGGTGCACAACGAGGTTCAGTCGAATCAGCTGGTGTTTCCGTTCAATGTCCGCCGGCCGGCAACATCCACCTGGGATTTGATTAATTTCAAGCCCGGCGTGTTTCAATCCGATCCGGCAAAGTCGGATGTGTGGAACCGTGGGGCCTATCTGGTCGAAGGCCTCGGCCATTGCGGAACCTGTCATACACCGAAGAACATCACGGGCGGCGATCGGGGTGGGGAAGCCCTGCAGGGGGCGTTGTTGCAGGATTGGTATGCGCCGGATCTGACCGCGGATCCCCGTATGGGCATCGGTAATTGGTCTACGGAAGACATCGTCCGCTATCTTAAGACCGGTGCCAACTCTTTCGACATTGCGTCCGGGCCGATGGCCGAGGCCGTTGAGAACTCCACCTCTCATATGACAGATGCCGATCTTCTCGCGATCGCCACCTATCTGAAGGATCGTGCTCCTCGAAGTGCGAAAACGCCCATTGCGCTGGCGCACGATGACACACGCATCGTCGCGGGCAAGGCAATCTATGAAAACCGTTGCGCGGCATGCCACATTTCTAGCGGCGCCGGCGTTCCAACCCTGTTCCCGCGCCTGGCACAAGCGCCCCTGGTCCAGTCCACTGATCCGACATCCTTGATTCGCGTCGTTCTGATCGGCAGTCGTGCTGCCGCCACTTCAGCTGCCCCAACCGCACCCGCCATGCCGTCCTTCGGTTGGAATCTCAGTGACACAGAGATTGCGGACGTCCTGACCTATGTTCGCAATACCTGGGGAAATGCCGCGTCAGCAGTCCAGTCTACGGATGTCACTACGCTGCGTGGCCGTGTGTCTCGATAA
- a CDS encoding OsmC family protein: METKRPYKSFRYKANTAWSSARRGTLSASGKPNIVVGSPPEFKGEPDIWTPEELLVGSVNTCMMLTFLALAQAKGLTPVQYESEADGLLENVEGKYRITEVMVRPRVSLKDKAELERAREIMETVEAQCFISNSIKSKVSLTAEFGVASSPK, encoded by the coding sequence GTGGAGACAAAGAGACCCTACAAATCTTTTCGTTACAAGGCCAACACAGCCTGGAGTTCCGCGCGACGGGGCACGCTTTCTGCGTCGGGGAAACCAAACATCGTCGTTGGCAGTCCGCCTGAGTTTAAAGGCGAGCCCGATATCTGGACGCCTGAAGAGCTACTCGTCGGCTCAGTCAATACATGCATGATGCTGACCTTCCTGGCGCTCGCCCAAGCGAAAGGTCTGACTCCGGTGCAATATGAAAGTGAAGCCGATGGCCTGCTCGAAAATGTCGAAGGCAAGTACCGCATCACGGAAGTCATGGTTCGCCCGCGCGTGAGCCTCAAAGACAAAGCCGAACTGGAACGTGCCCGCGAAATCATGGAAACCGTTGAAGCACAGTGCTTCATCTCGAATTCCATAAAATCGAAGGTCTCGCTCACTGCGGAGTTTGGTGTTGCTTCGTCGCCAAAGTGA
- the ltrA gene encoding group II intron reverse transcriptase/maturase: MMYDHEKSDPAIVAVKPTNKAGQPAVELGEPRAGAEGNVRQQSTGRAQYRGTVSQALERIRQAARQRKKEKFTALFHHVSIDHLAEAFSELKGNAAAGVDGLTCRDYEQHLERNLEDLHARVHRGAYRALPSRRVYIPKPDGRQRPIAVAALEDKIVQRATAAVLSAIYEEDFLGFSYGFRPERSTHDAMDALMVGITSTKVNWILDADIRSFFDTVSQEWLIRFVEHRVGDRRIIRLIQKWLKAGVLEDGIVTVSDKGTGQGSVISPLLANLYLHYVFDLWAERWRRREAAGNMIIVRYADDLIVGFEHETDARRFLDEMRKRLQEFALSLHSEKTRLIEFGRFAVENRKRRGLGKPETFTFLGFTFICSKTRRGKFQIKRKSRRDRMQAKLQAIKQEMRRSMHQPIPQQGRWLQQVVTGYFNYHAVPTNSSSLSAFLFHVTNLWRRTLQWRSQKDGMTWERIKRLADHWLPKPRILHPWPESRFAVRHPRWEPYARIGPVRICAGGAR; encoded by the coding sequence ATGATGTACGATCATGAGAAGTCTGACCCCGCCATAGTAGCTGTGAAGCCAACGAACAAAGCCGGGCAACCGGCTGTGGAGTTGGGGGAGCCAAGGGCGGGGGCCGAGGGGAATGTGCGTCAGCAAAGCACGGGCCGGGCACAGTACCGGGGAACCGTGTCACAGGCGCTGGAGCGCATACGGCAAGCCGCAAGGCAAAGGAAGAAGGAGAAGTTCACCGCGCTCTTCCATCACGTCAGTATTGACCATCTCGCAGAGGCATTCTCTGAACTCAAGGGGAATGCTGCAGCTGGAGTGGATGGGCTGACATGTCGGGATTACGAGCAGCACCTTGAGCGCAATCTTGAGGACCTGCATGCTCGCGTCCATCGGGGAGCGTATCGGGCACTACCGTCGCGGCGGGTTTACATACCCAAACCGGATGGTCGGCAACGCCCGATCGCGGTCGCCGCCCTTGAGGACAAGATCGTCCAGAGGGCCACGGCTGCGGTGCTGAGCGCGATCTACGAGGAGGATTTCCTCGGGTTCTCGTATGGGTTCCGACCCGAACGCAGCACGCACGATGCGATGGATGCGCTCATGGTCGGGATCACCAGCACAAAGGTGAACTGGATACTGGACGCTGACATCCGCTCGTTCTTCGACACGGTGAGCCAGGAGTGGCTCATCAGGTTTGTAGAACATCGCGTCGGCGACCGACGTATCATCCGCCTGATCCAGAAATGGCTCAAGGCAGGCGTCCTGGAAGACGGAATCGTGACGGTCAGTGACAAGGGGACCGGGCAGGGATCGGTGATCTCACCGCTTCTGGCCAATCTCTACTTACACTACGTTTTCGATCTCTGGGCCGAGCGCTGGCGACGGCGTGAGGCAGCGGGCAATATGATCATCGTGCGCTACGCCGACGACCTCATTGTTGGCTTCGAGCACGAGACCGACGCCCGTCGCTTCCTCGACGAGATGCGTAAGCGGTTACAGGAGTTTGCACTGTCGCTTCATTCGGAGAAGACCCGGCTGATCGAGTTTGGACGCTTCGCGGTGGAAAACCGCAAGCGGCGCGGGCTCGGCAAACCGGAGACCTTCACCTTCCTGGGCTTCACCTTTATCTGCAGCAAGACTCGTCGGGGTAAATTCCAAATCAAACGAAAGTCCCGGCGCGATCGCATGCAGGCAAAGTTGCAAGCCATCAAACAGGAAATGCGACGGAGCATGCATCAGCCGATTCCCCAGCAGGGAAGATGGTTGCAGCAGGTCGTCACCGGTTACTTCAACTACCACGCGGTGCCGACAAACAGTTCGTCACTGTCCGCGTTCCTATTCCACGTTACCAATCTCTGGCGGCGAACGCTGCAGTGGCGGAGCCAAAAAGATGGGATGACCTGGGAGCGGATCAAGCGGTTGGCCGACCACTGGCTCCCGAAACCGCGAATCCTTCATCCGTGGCCAGAGAGTCGCTTCGCCGTCAGACACCCAAGGTGGGAGCCGTATGCCCGAATTGGGCCCGTACGGATCTGTGCGGGGGGCGCGAGGTAA